Within Pseudomonas cichorii, the genomic segment ACCGCATTCCCCCAACTGGCGGAAATCAGAGATCCCGGCGCGCCGGAGACAGTATTTTCATCAACAAACTTTCCATTCACCAGCCCGACGCTGGGGACACTTTTGGGATAGTCCACGGTATTACTCCTCAGTTGAAATTAATGAATTCGGTGGTATGGGCAGGTGCAGCACGACGGATCAAACACTCGATAGCCGTCCCCGGGTTCACGCCGAAGCGTTCACCCCAATAACTCGCGCCGAACCGGCGCCCAAGCCGTCTACGACCACCCGTGTTCAGCATCCACATGAACTGCGCATTCCAGGTCCCGAAATGCGCCTTGCCGAAACGAGAACGCCCCATACGGGGCGCTCGATATTCAGTGACGGTGGCGTTGGGATAGCCCTGGCTGATGGCAATGTCGACATAGAACGCGGGGGTCTGCCCTCCTACGGCTACCAGCCGTTGTCGCACCGACAGGCGCCGGTCCTCGAACAAGGGGCTCAGGCCCAGACATGGATCGGGCAGGTTCATGACACGCTCCCAATCCGGAACCAGTTCACTGATACCCGCGGGGTCCATCTCGTTGAGCAGGTCAAAGGCCCGGCCATCGATACGGGCAAACTCCCGGGATAACCCCGTGATCACCTGTTGCAACTCGGGAACCCGCTCCGGGTCCCAGGCTGGCCCCGATGGCAGCAGAGCCTGAAGTTGCTCGGCATACTGGCTGGCAGTTCTCAGGACGACCATACAATCCCCCCGAATACCAGTAACTGATTGGGATTGGCCTGCACGTTGGCGACAGGCGTGATCAACACATGATCGGTTTCGCCCGCCGCGCCGCTGATGGACTCGGCGATATGCGTCAGCAACAGCGTCTCGCCAAGCCCTGCTTCACGGTTGTGCAAGTCCATCAATTGCGCCTCGACGGCGGCACGCACGGCAGAGGTATCCGGCATCAGCTTGATCGTATAGACAACACGCCGCTGTATCGGAGCCAGCACGTACACCTCGGCCGTCACCGGCCTTAGC encodes:
- a CDS encoding YmfQ family protein; this encodes MVVLRTASQYAEQLQALLPSGPAWDPERVPELQQVITGLSREFARIDGRAFDLLNEMDPAGISELVPDWERVMNLPDPCLGLSPLFEDRRLSVRQRLVAVGGQTPAFYVDIAISQGYPNATVTEYRAPRMGRSRFGKAHFGTWNAQFMWMLNTGGRRRLGRRFGASYWGERFGVNPGTAIECLIRRAAPAHTTEFINFN